Proteins found in one Neomonachus schauinslandi chromosome 1, ASM220157v2, whole genome shotgun sequence genomic segment:
- the STAP2 gene encoding signal-transducing adaptor protein 2 isoform X2: MASALSPLRVPKHKGALPSHYYESFLEKKGPHDQDYKKFWAGLQGCTLYFYNSNRDSQHVEKLGLGAFVRLTDEAPWGNSRDTDIYFSLVLWNQEIKFKVESLESREMWKGFILTVVELRVPSNLTLLPGHLYMMAEALAKEEARRAFEVPSCFLEVSRLEAQLLLERYPDCGNLLLRPSGNGGDDVSVTTRQTLNGKSVVRHYKVKREGPKYVIDVEEPFFCASLDAVINYFVSHTNNALVPFLLDEHYEKVLGHVEADKENGESVWVARSTPAAPGAGPAPASDGPKQLPPVPITPVASQGRSPPLLNQEENYVIPTGDDPAANYVNGDEPKGLSGGLAKKLAVGSMQTLFPTTGLADLTAELEEKLQRRRALEHSAGHAGDQ; the protein is encoded by the exons ATGGCCTCAGCCCTAAGCCCACTCCGGGTCCCCAAACACAAGGGTGCTCTACCCTCACACTACTATGAGAGCTTTCTGGAGAAGAAGGGACCCCACGACCAG GATTACAAGAAGTTCTGGGCAGGCCTCCAGGGTTGCACTCTTTATTTCTATAATAGCAATCGGGACTCCCAG CACGTGGAGAAGTTAGGCCTAGGAGCATTTGTGAGGCTCACCGATGAGGCGCCCTGGGGAAACTCAAGAGACACTGACATCTATTTCAGCCTGGTCCTCTGGAACCAAGAGATCAAGTTCAAG gtAGAGAGCCTGGAGTCTCGGGAGATGTGGAAAGGCTTCATCCTGACGGTGGTCGAG CTGCGTGTACCGTCGAACCTGACCCTGCTGCCGGGACACCTGTATATGATGGCCGAGGCCCTGGCCAAAGAGGAGGCGCGCCGCGCGTTCGAGGTGCCCTC CTGCTTCCTGGAGGTGAGCCGGCTGGAGGCGCAGCTACTCCTGGAGCGCTATCCCGATTGCGGAAACCTGCTGCTGCGACCCAGCGGGAACGGCGGGGACGACGTGTCGGTCACCACGCGCCAGACGCTCAATGG GAAGTCGGTGGTCCGGCATTACAAGGTGAAGCGTGAGGGCCCCAAGTATGTGATCGACGTGGAGGAGCCG TTCTTCTGTGCCTCACTCGACGCAGTGATCAACTATTTCGTGTCACACACCAATAACGCGCTGGTGCCCTTCCTGCTGGACGAACACTACGAGAAGGTTCTAG GCCACGTGGAGGCGGATAAAGAGAACGGCGAGAGTGTGTGGGTGGCGCGCTCGACCCCCGCGGCGCCCGGCGCAG GGCCTGCACCTGCCTCGGATGGCCCCAAGCAGCTGCCTCCCGTGCCCATCACACCTGTGGCAAGCCAGGGCAGGTCACCCCCACTCCTGAACCAGGAGGAGAACTATGTGATCCCCACTGGAGATGACCCAGCTGCCAACTACGTGAACGGGGATG AGCCCAAAGGCCTCAGCGGCGGCCTGGCCAAGAAGCTAGCAGTCGGCTCAATGCAGACTCTCTTCCCCACAACAG ggttgGCAGATTTGACGGCGGAGCTGGAAGAGAAACTGCAGCGGAGGCGGGCTCTGGAGCACTCTGCTGGACACGCTGGGGATCAATGA
- the STAP2 gene encoding signal-transducing adaptor protein 2 isoform X1 has translation MASALSPLRVPKHKGALPSHYYESFLEKKGPHDQDYKKFWAGLQGCTLYFYNSNRDSQHVEKLGLGAFVRLTDEAPWGNSRDTDIYFSLVLWNQEIKFKVESLESREMWKGFILTVVELRVPSNLTLLPGHLYMMAEALAKEEARRAFEVPSCFLEVSRLEAQLLLERYPDCGNLLLRPSGNGGDDVSVTTRQTLNGKSVVRHYKVKREGPKYVIDVEEPFFCASLDAVINYFVSHTNNALVPFLLDEHYEKVLGHVEADKENGESVWVARSTPAAPGAGPAPASDGPKQLPPVPITPVASQGRSPPLLNQEENYVIPTGDDPAANYVNGDVPSPSRPVPKPRKLAKALKPPVAPKPEPKGLSGGLAKKLAVGSMQTLFPTTGLADLTAELEEKLQRRRALEHSAGHAGDQ, from the exons ATGGCCTCAGCCCTAAGCCCACTCCGGGTCCCCAAACACAAGGGTGCTCTACCCTCACACTACTATGAGAGCTTTCTGGAGAAGAAGGGACCCCACGACCAG GATTACAAGAAGTTCTGGGCAGGCCTCCAGGGTTGCACTCTTTATTTCTATAATAGCAATCGGGACTCCCAG CACGTGGAGAAGTTAGGCCTAGGAGCATTTGTGAGGCTCACCGATGAGGCGCCCTGGGGAAACTCAAGAGACACTGACATCTATTTCAGCCTGGTCCTCTGGAACCAAGAGATCAAGTTCAAG gtAGAGAGCCTGGAGTCTCGGGAGATGTGGAAAGGCTTCATCCTGACGGTGGTCGAG CTGCGTGTACCGTCGAACCTGACCCTGCTGCCGGGACACCTGTATATGATGGCCGAGGCCCTGGCCAAAGAGGAGGCGCGCCGCGCGTTCGAGGTGCCCTC CTGCTTCCTGGAGGTGAGCCGGCTGGAGGCGCAGCTACTCCTGGAGCGCTATCCCGATTGCGGAAACCTGCTGCTGCGACCCAGCGGGAACGGCGGGGACGACGTGTCGGTCACCACGCGCCAGACGCTCAATGG GAAGTCGGTGGTCCGGCATTACAAGGTGAAGCGTGAGGGCCCCAAGTATGTGATCGACGTGGAGGAGCCG TTCTTCTGTGCCTCACTCGACGCAGTGATCAACTATTTCGTGTCACACACCAATAACGCGCTGGTGCCCTTCCTGCTGGACGAACACTACGAGAAGGTTCTAG GCCACGTGGAGGCGGATAAAGAGAACGGCGAGAGTGTGTGGGTGGCGCGCTCGACCCCCGCGGCGCCCGGCGCAG GGCCTGCACCTGCCTCGGATGGCCCCAAGCAGCTGCCTCCCGTGCCCATCACACCTGTGGCAAGCCAGGGCAGGTCACCCCCACTCCTGAACCAGGAGGAGAACTATGTGATCCCCACTGGAGATGACCCAGCTGCCAACTACGTGAACGGGGATG TGCCTTCCCCCAGTCGGCCGGTCCCAAAGCCCAGGAAGTTGGCAAAGGCGCTCAAGCCACCCGTTGCCCCCAAGCCAG AGCCCAAAGGCCTCAGCGGCGGCCTGGCCAAGAAGCTAGCAGTCGGCTCAATGCAGACTCTCTTCCCCACAACAG ggttgGCAGATTTGACGGCGGAGCTGGAAGAGAAACTGCAGCGGAGGCGGGCTCTGGAGCACTCTGCTGGACACGCTGGGGATCAATGA
- the MPND gene encoding MPN domain-containing protein: protein MAAPEPLSPAGGAGEEAPDEDEDEAEAEDPERPAGAGSARSGGVGGGGGGSGGGGGCGAGAGAGGCGGPGGALTRRAVTLRVLLKDALLEPGAGVLSIYYLGKKFMGDLQPDGRIVWQETGQVFNSPSAWATHCKKLVNPAKKSGCGWASVKYKGQKLDKYKAAWLRRHQLHIPTAAADESPASEGEEEELLMEEEEEDVLAGVSTEDKSRRPPAKGPLEPAHPEAVPPGKRVENKIRVPVRYCMLGSRDSARNPHTLVEVTSFAAINKFQPFNVAISSNVLFLLDFHSHLTRSEVVGYLGGRWDINSQMLTVLRAFPCRSRLGDADMAATMEEEIYQSLLLRGLSLVGWYHSHPHSPALPSLQDIDSQMDYQLRLQGSSNGFQPCLALLCSPYYSGNPGPESKISPFWVMPPPEQRPSDYGIPMDVEMAYVQDNFLTNDILHEMMLLVEFYKGAPDLVRFQEPWSQEHTYLDKLKISLASRTPKDQGLCHVLEQVYGLLKQGS from the exons ATGGCAG CTCCGGAGCCGCTGTCCCCGGCGGGCGGCGCGGGCGAGGAGGCGCCGGACGAGGATGAGGACGAGGCGGAGGCCGAGGACCCCGAGCGGCCGGCTGGAGCGGGCAGCGCGCGCAGCGGAGGCGTCGGTGGCGGCGGAGGCGGcagcggaggaggaggaggctgcggggccggggccggggccgggggctGCGGCGGGCCGGGGGGCGCGCTCACCAGGCGTGCGGTCACGCTGAGGGTGCTCCTCAAAGACGCGCTGTTGGAGCCGGGCGCCGGGGTGCTGTCCATCTACTACCTG GGGAAGAAGTTCATGGGGGACCTGCAGCCCGACGGGAGGATCGTGTGGCAGGAAACGGGGCAGGTGTTCAACTCACCCAGCGCCTGGGCCACCCACTGCAAAAAGCTGGTGAACCCAGCCAAGAAGTCCGGCTGTGGCTGGGCCTCTGTCAAGTACAAGGGCCAGAAACTGGACAAGTACAAGGCAGCCTGGCTCCGGCGACACCAGCTCCACATTCCCACCGCTGCTGCCGATGAG agcCCGGCCagtgaaggggaggaggaggagctgttgatggaggaagaagaggaggacgTTCTGGCAGGGGTCTCCACCGAGGACAAGAGTCGGAGACCACCTGCGAAGGGACCCTTGGAGCCTGCCCACCCAG AGGCCGTGCCCCCCGGGAAGCGGGTAGAAAACAAGATCCGGGTGCCTGTGCGTTACTGCATGTTGGGCAGTCGCGACTCTGCCAG GAACCCCCACACACTGGTGGAAGTAACATCCTTCGCTGCCATCAACAAGTTCCAGCCGTTCAACGTGGCCATCTCCAGCAACGTGCTATTCCTGCTG GACTTCCACAGCCACCTGACTCGCAGCGAGGtcgtggggtacctgggtggccgCTGGGACATCAACAGCCAGA TGCTCACGGTGCTGAGAGCCTTCCCCTGTCGGAGCCGGCTAGGGGATGCGGATATGGCCGCCACCATGGAAGAGGAG ATCTACCAGAGCCTGCTCCTGCGGGGCCTGTCCCTGGTGGGCTGGTACCACAGCCACCCGCACAGCCCCGCGCTGCCATCGCTGCAGGACATCGACTCGCAGATGGACTACCAGCTGCGCCTGCAGGGCTCCAGCAACGGCTTTCAGCCCTGCCTCGCGCTGCTCTGCT CCCCTTACTACTCTGGCAATCCGGGCCCCGAGTCCAAGATCTCACCCTTCTGGGTGATGCCGCCGCCCGAG CAAAGGCCCAGTGACTACGGCATCCCCATGGACGTGGAGATGGCCTACGTCCAGGACAACTTTCTGACTAATGACATCCTGCATGAGATG ATGTTGCTGGTGGAGTTCTACAAGGGCGCCCCGGACCTCGTGAGGTTCCAGGAGCCCTGGAGCCAGGAGCACACGTACCTCGACAAGCTGAAG ATCTCCCTGGCCAGCAGGACACCCAAGGACCAGGGCCTGTGCCACGTCCTGGAGCAGGTCTACGGCCTCCTTAAACAAGGGAGCTGA